A DNA window from Paraburkholderia sp. PGU19 contains the following coding sequences:
- a CDS encoding bifunctional YncE family protein/alkaline phosphatase family protein, with the protein MELLPTGQFISPRAIPGAVQQLLNPQISAKPGQVVSGAIKSQLSPDGNTLAVITAGYNTVYTGASNSTLDQADSTQYIFIYDVSGTNKANPKLVQAIHQNNAFDGLAWNGNQTLYGTGGADDRVYVYNRASAAPSAQWSQTSAIALNHTRGIGSGVKPNAGGLAVSADGRNLVVANNYNDSISIIDTTSNTLVSEYDLRPFNTSGRQGVAGGEYPWAVSLKADGTAFISSVRDREVVVLNVANPAAPQFITRIPVKGNAYGMALSPDQSKLYVAVSNADQIAVIDTANHNVEKTIDIASQSGDGNDQGSGNNKKYGGRDTVNVTVSKDGKTLYAVNNGDNSIAVISLDGNNGYHVNGLIPTAYAPKDITLSADGSQMYIINGKSVTGPNPLYTSGTRAQYQFGLEQGSLVSAPVPAGDVLARLTTQVDENNHYSVKESDSDRETMNFLRARIRHVIYVVKENRTYDQILGDLGNGSNGDPTLTMFGKATTPNFHNIAGNFVTLDNFTDPGDGSMDGWSWVQHAHVTPTEEVSQQENYAGVSRGMAYESEGSNRGLPVGLPGTAMRDFATNGSFSGATSSLPGGAANALPGIADVTVPDAPFGYQKASIYDAVLQAGGAVRNYGGMVNNVGSIGTIANPLLNPAAGNIVQAHPLKPSLVNLTDPYYRGFDQAYPDTFRELEWNREFQQYVANGQLPSFELVRMGSDHTGSFAQNVGQMGSAEQQEADNDFAVGKLVETVAHSPYAKDTLIVVVEDDSQAGSDHVDSHRSTAYVVGAYVKKHAIVSTAYSQVNALRTMEDVLGTQHMGLNTAYAKPMADLFDTRSDGSWTYTAVASTILKGTNVGNVASGTDGNQFAQGEDIHPLHDATYWANATKDFDFSREDRIPPELFNRVQWKGVMGDKPYPVPHSIYSKVAADGSKTVAAVDDDDD; encoded by the coding sequence ATGGAACTGCTGCCGACCGGCCAGTTCATCTCCCCCAGAGCCATTCCGGGCGCCGTCCAGCAGTTGCTGAACCCGCAAATATCGGCCAAGCCAGGCCAGGTAGTCAGCGGCGCCATCAAGTCGCAGCTCAGCCCGGACGGCAACACACTGGCCGTGATCACGGCTGGCTACAACACCGTCTACACCGGCGCCAGCAACAGCACGCTGGACCAGGCTGACTCGACCCAGTACATCTTCATCTACGACGTGTCGGGCACGAACAAGGCCAATCCGAAGCTGGTGCAGGCAATTCACCAGAACAACGCGTTCGATGGTCTCGCCTGGAACGGTAACCAGACCCTGTACGGCACCGGCGGCGCCGACGACAGGGTCTATGTGTACAACCGCGCTTCGGCTGCCCCGTCGGCCCAATGGTCCCAGACCTCGGCCATCGCGCTGAACCACACCAGGGGCATTGGTTCGGGCGTGAAGCCGAACGCCGGCGGCCTGGCTGTTTCCGCTGACGGCCGGAACCTGGTCGTTGCCAACAACTACAACGATTCGATCTCGATCATCGACACGACCTCGAACACGCTCGTGTCGGAATACGATCTGCGTCCATTCAACACGTCGGGACGGCAAGGCGTCGCCGGTGGCGAATATCCGTGGGCGGTTTCGCTGAAGGCCGACGGCACCGCGTTCATCTCGTCGGTGCGTGACCGTGAAGTCGTGGTGCTGAACGTGGCGAACCCGGCCGCGCCGCAATTCATCACGCGCATTCCGGTGAAGGGCAATGCGTACGGCATGGCCCTCTCGCCGGACCAGTCGAAGCTCTACGTCGCCGTGTCGAACGCCGACCAGATCGCCGTCATCGATACCGCCAACCACAACGTTGAGAAGACGATCGACATCGCCAGCCAGTCCGGCGACGGTAACGACCAGGGCAGCGGCAACAACAAGAAGTACGGCGGCCGCGATACGGTCAACGTGACCGTTTCGAAGGACGGCAAGACCCTGTATGCCGTCAACAACGGCGACAACTCGATCGCCGTGATCTCGCTCGATGGTAATAACGGCTATCATGTCAACGGTCTGATCCCGACTGCCTATGCGCCGAAGGACATTACGCTGAGCGCCGATGGCTCGCAGATGTACATCATCAACGGCAAGTCGGTCACTGGTCCGAACCCCCTCTACACCTCGGGTACCAGGGCACAGTACCAGTTCGGCCTGGAGCAGGGCAGCCTCGTCAGCGCCCCGGTCCCGGCGGGTGATGTGCTTGCCCGGCTGACCACCCAGGTGGACGAAAACAATCACTATTCGGTGAAGGAATCGGATAGCGATCGCGAGACCATGAATTTCCTGCGCGCCCGCATCAGGCACGTGATCTACGTCGTCAAGGAAAACCGCACGTACGACCAGATCCTCGGCGACCTCGGCAACGGCTCGAACGGCGATCCGACGCTGACGATGTTCGGCAAGGCCACCACGCCGAACTTCCACAACATCGCTGGCAACTTCGTCACGCTCGACAACTTCACCGATCCGGGCGACGGTTCGATGGACGGCTGGTCGTGGGTGCAGCACGCACACGTCACGCCGACCGAGGAAGTTTCGCAGCAGGAGAACTACGCTGGCGTCAGCCGTGGCATGGCGTACGAATCCGAAGGCTCCAACCGCGGTCTGCCGGTTGGCCTCCCCGGCACCGCCATGCGCGACTTCGCGACAAACGGCAGTTTCTCCGGCGCTACGTCGTCGCTACCGGGCGGCGCGGCCAACGCGCTGCCGGGCATCGCCGACGTGACAGTGCCGGATGCGCCGTTCGGCTATCAGAAGGCGAGCATCTACGACGCGGTTCTGCAAGCAGGTGGTGCGGTCCGCAACTACGGCGGCATGGTCAACAACGTTGGCTCGATCGGCACGATCGCCAACCCGCTGCTCAACCCGGCCGCTGGCAACATCGTCCAGGCCCACCCGCTCAAGCCGTCCCTCGTGAACCTGACGGACCCGTACTACCGCGGCTTCGACCAGGCCTATCCGGACACCTTCCGCGAACTCGAATGGAACCGCGAGTTCCAGCAGTACGTCGCGAATGGCCAGCTCCCGTCGTTTGAATTGGTCCGCATGGGCTCCGACCATACCGGCAGCTTTGCTCAGAACGTCGGCCAGATGGGTTCGGCTGAACAGCAAGAAGCCGACAACGACTTCGCAGTCGGCAAGCTGGTCGAGACGGTCGCGCACAGCCCGTATGCGAAGGACACCCTGATCGTGGTGGTCGAGGATGACTCGCAAGCCGGTTCCGATCACGTCGACTCGCACCGCTCGACGGCTTACGTCGTCGGCGCGTACGTGAAGAAACACGCCATCGTCAGCACCGCCTACAGCCAGGTCAACGCGCTCCGTACCATGGAAGACGTGCTCGGTACCCAGCACATGGGCCTGAACACGGCCTACGCCAAGCCGATGGCCGACCTGTTCGACACCAGGTCGGACGGTTCGTGGACGTACACAGCCGTTGCTTCGACGATCCTGAAGGGCACGAACGTGGGCAACGTGGCTAGCGGCACCGACGGCAACCAGTTTGCCCAAGGTGAGGACATTCATCCGCTGCATGACGCGACGTACTGGGCGAACGCGACGAAGGACTTCGACTTCTCCAGGGAAGATCGTATTCCGCCGGAACTGTTCAACCGTGTGCAATGGAAGGGCGTGATGGGCGACAAGCCGTATCCCGTCCCGCACTCGATCTACTCGAAGGTCGCGGCTGACGGTTCGAAGACGGTCGCTGCGGTCGACGACGACGACGATTAA
- a CDS encoding TetR/AcrR family transcriptional regulator, translating to MTTLGKTLRSDGAETRTRLKAEAQRLFALRGLDGVSVQDIISAAEQRNSASLRYYFGNKLELARELVVDGAQLIDEDRQARLDSLEAEGGMTVRAVLGALLLPMLGLADRTGHATYIRMIANLQLNNRAFLREALENKWNKGYQRCNALLRKLLPHIPAAIVDQRLSLVGIYGNAALAAWEASRDGGDSGKLWSPNYAVSSLMDSFESILTASPSEETKSLLGESTRKKASR from the coding sequence ATGACGACACTAGGGAAAACCCTTCGTTCGGATGGAGCCGAGACCCGAACGCGCCTGAAAGCGGAAGCCCAACGGCTATTCGCACTGCGCGGTCTCGACGGTGTGTCCGTTCAGGACATCATCAGTGCGGCCGAGCAGCGAAACAGCGCGTCGTTGCGCTACTACTTCGGCAACAAGCTCGAATTGGCACGTGAACTGGTCGTCGACGGCGCGCAGCTCATCGATGAAGACCGTCAGGCACGGCTCGACAGTCTGGAGGCGGAGGGTGGGATGACCGTACGGGCGGTGCTGGGCGCCCTGCTCCTTCCGATGCTTGGGCTGGCAGACCGCACGGGCCACGCGACCTATATCCGCATGATCGCCAACTTGCAGCTGAACAATCGCGCGTTCCTGCGTGAGGCACTGGAAAACAAGTGGAACAAGGGCTATCAGCGTTGCAATGCGCTACTGCGAAAGCTGCTTCCCCATATTCCTGCGGCGATCGTGGATCAGCGGCTTTCGCTGGTCGGCATTTACGGCAACGCTGCGCTGGCCGCATGGGAGGCGAGCCGGGACGGTGGCGATTCAGGAAAGCTTTGGTCTCCGAACTATGCGGTGTCGAGCCTGATGGACAGCTTTGAAAGCATTCTCACCGCATCGCCGTCGGAAGAAACGAAGTCGTTGCTGGGTGAATCCACCCGCAAGAAGGCGTCTCGCTGA
- a CDS encoding long-chain-fatty-acid--CoA ligase, with the protein MNATSTHSLVDLPRHLSVPQTSLYANLEATANRYPERAAIHYYGSTISYRQLREEVDAMAGFLRQNCGIVRGDRVVLYMQNSPQFVVAFYAILRSDAVVVPVNPMNQCSELQHIVEDSGARVALVGDELVTNVQSLSGRHLDYVIRARYGDYLRVQTDLPFPDVLNPREARTDADAGFVDWNHALARACVARNHQARPEDLAVIPYTSGTTGRPKGCIHTHRSVMYSTLACAEGSKTHNESVVLCSVPLFHVTGMQNCMNMPILTAATMVIMTRWDAKCAAHLIERQHVSTWITVPTMLVDLLNLEDVGSFDLRSVAYLSGGGAAMPQVVAHQLQQRWGIPYIEGYGLTETMAATHINPPENSKQQCMGVPIFDTHSVVVDPDTLRPLGAGETGEILVSGPQVFDGYWQASEATLDAFALIDGKRYLRTGDLGYADEDGYFFIVDRLKRMINASGYKVWPAEVEAMLFEHPAVQEACVIATRDSRRGESVKAVVVLRHGQRATEEEIISWARGRMASYKVPRVVQFAERLPRTASGKIQWRLLQEDEMRGSR; encoded by the coding sequence ATGAACGCAACATCGACGCATAGTCTGGTTGACCTGCCGCGCCATCTATCTGTGCCGCAGACATCGCTATATGCAAATCTCGAAGCAACTGCAAACCGCTACCCGGAGCGGGCAGCGATCCATTACTACGGCAGTACTATCAGCTACAGGCAATTGCGCGAGGAAGTCGACGCAATGGCCGGATTCTTGCGACAGAACTGCGGCATCGTACGGGGTGACCGCGTCGTCCTGTATATGCAGAACAGTCCGCAGTTCGTCGTTGCCTTCTATGCCATTTTGCGCTCCGATGCAGTAGTCGTTCCCGTCAATCCGATGAACCAGTGCTCTGAACTTCAACACATAGTCGAAGACAGCGGTGCCAGAGTCGCACTGGTTGGCGATGAACTCGTGACAAACGTACAGTCGCTATCCGGGCGCCATCTGGACTATGTGATCCGGGCGCGTTATGGCGATTATTTGCGCGTCCAGACGGATCTGCCGTTTCCCGATGTGCTGAATCCGCGCGAAGCACGTACCGATGCGGATGCCGGCTTCGTCGACTGGAACCACGCACTCGCTCGCGCATGCGTTGCGCGCAATCACCAGGCGAGGCCCGAAGATCTGGCCGTGATTCCGTACACGTCCGGCACGACCGGACGCCCCAAAGGATGCATCCACACGCATCGCAGCGTAATGTATTCGACGCTCGCATGTGCCGAAGGGTCGAAGACTCACAATGAAAGCGTGGTTCTGTGCTCCGTTCCTTTGTTTCATGTCACTGGCATGCAGAACTGCATGAACATGCCCATCCTCACGGCCGCGACTATGGTGATAATGACCCGATGGGATGCAAAGTGCGCCGCGCATCTGATTGAACGTCAACACGTCAGCACGTGGATTACGGTTCCGACGATGCTGGTCGACCTGCTGAATCTGGAAGATGTCGGTAGTTTCGATTTGCGTTCTGTGGCGTATCTGAGCGGCGGCGGTGCCGCGATGCCACAGGTTGTTGCGCACCAGCTCCAGCAGCGGTGGGGCATCCCCTATATAGAAGGTTATGGGCTGACCGAAACGATGGCGGCGACCCACATCAATCCGCCGGAGAACAGCAAGCAGCAGTGCATGGGCGTTCCCATTTTCGACACGCATTCAGTCGTCGTCGATCCCGACACACTGAGGCCTCTCGGCGCAGGAGAAACCGGTGAGATCCTGGTCAGCGGACCTCAGGTGTTCGACGGATACTGGCAAGCGTCCGAAGCAACACTGGATGCGTTCGCTCTGATCGACGGAAAGCGATACTTGCGCACGGGAGACCTCGGTTACGCAGACGAGGATGGATATTTCTTCATCGTCGACCGGCTGAAGCGAATGATTAATGCGTCGGGCTACAAGGTCTGGCCCGCAGAAGTAGAGGCGATGCTTTTCGAGCATCCGGCAGTGCAGGAGGCCTGTGTCATCGCGACGCGCGATTCGCGTCGAGGCGAATCAGTGAAAGCCGTCGTCGTGCTTCGGCACGGCCAGCGCGCGACAGAGGAAGAAATCATCTCGTGGGCCCGAGGACGTATGGCGTCCTATAAGGTTCCGCGTGTCGTTCAGTTCGCTGAGCGTTTGCCTCGTACCGCGAGCGGAAAAATCCAGTGGCGACTGCTGCAAGAAGATGAAATGCGGGGGTCTCGGTGA
- a CDS encoding IS630 family transposase, producing the protein MSRGRHATSVKLTKKEKEKLLSLIAQKTAPQRDVMRARIALWAHEGHSNTVIARELGVSVQTVSTWRKRIARQGAQGIREGERSGRPPRIAQETRLQLIALACEAQEPQGRVTPTLDEIVARAIERGIVEQISRSHVQRILQAGDVRPHRVQQWLHSPDPAFREKVNVICKLYRKAPKNAVVLSIDEKTGIQAVERKHSGRAPAPGRLRRREFEYIRHGTQALIAALDVHAGKVLAECRERRTQDDLVAFMERVAAAYPGKQVHVVWDNLNTHRAQAVWQAFNARHGRRFHFHFTPLHASWVNQIELWFARYTRRVLRHASHTSTAHLRERTGQFVREHNQAARPFKWSFRGYPLQTGAT; encoded by the coding sequence ATGAGTCGAGGCCGTCACGCAACGTCAGTGAAGCTGACGAAGAAAGAAAAAGAGAAACTCCTGTCGCTGATCGCACAGAAGACGGCCCCGCAGCGGGATGTGATGCGGGCTCGGATTGCGTTGTGGGCACATGAGGGACACTCGAATACCGTGATTGCGCGAGAGCTCGGTGTATCGGTGCAGACGGTCAGCACGTGGCGCAAGCGCATTGCGCGGCAAGGCGCACAGGGCATTCGAGAAGGTGAGCGCAGTGGCCGTCCGCCGCGCATTGCGCAGGAAACACGACTGCAATTGATTGCGTTGGCATGCGAGGCGCAGGAACCGCAGGGGCGGGTCACGCCGACGCTCGACGAGATTGTGGCGCGCGCAATCGAGCGCGGCATCGTCGAACAGATCAGCCGTAGCCATGTTCAGCGGATCTTGCAGGCCGGCGACGTGCGCCCCCACCGGGTCCAGCAATGGCTACACAGTCCCGACCCCGCCTTTCGGGAGAAGGTCAATGTGATTTGCAAGCTGTATCGCAAGGCGCCCAAAAACGCGGTGGTGCTCAGCATCGACGAGAAGACCGGAATTCAGGCCGTCGAGCGCAAGCATTCGGGGCGTGCGCCGGCGCCGGGACGGCTGCGTCGTCGGGAGTTTGAATATATCCGCCATGGCACCCAGGCGTTGATTGCCGCGCTGGATGTGCATGCCGGAAAGGTGCTGGCAGAGTGCCGCGAGCGGCGTACCCAGGACGATCTGGTAGCCTTCATGGAGCGCGTGGCTGCTGCGTACCCGGGCAAGCAGGTGCACGTGGTTTGGGACAACCTGAACACGCATCGCGCCCAGGCCGTCTGGCAGGCGTTCAATGCGCGACACGGCAGGCGGTTTCACTTCCACTTCACGCCGTTGCACGCGAGTTGGGTCAATCAGATCGAACTATGGTTTGCGCGCTACACGCGCCGGGTATTGCGCCATGCCAGCCATACCAGCACCGCGCACCTGCGCGAGCGCACCGGGCAGTTTGTCCGTGAGCATAATCAGGCAGCGCGGCCCTTCAAATGGAGTTTCCGGGGCTATCCGCTACAAACCGGCGCAACGTAA
- a CDS encoding integrase domain-containing protein: MRNELSVLRKFARWIGKPNLVKTLEEYLPDASPDRIKVSATARVTKSWSANGIDVEKKLEEAFAIDDRFGMMLAMQLAFGLRRKEAVLIQPWVSDQRDLGKDLLIVYRGAKGGKQQSITIEFEFQTAVLDMVKERVGKRDSLGWKRTIRGENATLEKNIDRYEYSMQKLGISKANCSVCGHGMRAEYAENCALLEGFTPATLGGVGDEYSPDEMRVRKKRVSERLGHSRPQIMNAYYGSTAAAQKAAAGKAASQKAETDGRNAEAGPATEASDPLVESVRAASDSASNGSAVATTTAETSAPRWKRVHSGVFANYYETAPAGRKHPDDLESIPAHEKAEAECG; the protein is encoded by the coding sequence ATGCGCAACGAGCTTTCTGTGCTGCGGAAGTTCGCGCGGTGGATCGGCAAGCCGAATCTCGTCAAGACGCTGGAAGAGTATCTGCCGGATGCAAGCCCTGATCGCATCAAGGTCAGCGCAACGGCGAGGGTCACGAAGTCGTGGAGCGCGAACGGTATCGACGTGGAAAAGAAACTCGAGGAAGCATTTGCCATCGACGACCGGTTCGGGATGATGCTCGCGATGCAACTGGCGTTCGGGCTTCGCCGCAAGGAAGCGGTCCTCATTCAGCCGTGGGTATCCGACCAGCGGGATCTCGGGAAGGATTTGCTCATTGTCTATCGCGGAGCGAAGGGCGGTAAGCAGCAGTCGATCACGATTGAGTTCGAGTTCCAGACCGCCGTGTTGGATATGGTCAAAGAGCGTGTTGGCAAGCGTGACAGCCTCGGGTGGAAGCGGACGATCCGCGGGGAAAACGCAACGCTCGAAAAGAACATTGACCGCTACGAGTACAGCATGCAGAAACTCGGCATCTCAAAGGCGAACTGCTCGGTGTGCGGGCACGGCATGCGGGCGGAGTACGCAGAAAACTGCGCGCTGCTCGAAGGTTTCACACCGGCAACGCTCGGCGGCGTCGGCGACGAGTATTCGCCAGATGAGATGAGGGTCCGGAAGAAACGGGTGAGCGAGCGTCTCGGGCACAGCCGTCCGCAGATCATGAACGCTTATTACGGTTCCACGGCAGCGGCGCAAAAAGCGGCGGCGGGAAAAGCGGCCTCCCAGAAAGCTGAAACGGACGGTAGGAATGCTGAGGCCGGCCCGGCAACTGAAGCGAGCGACCCGCTGGTAGAATCCGTCCGCGCCGCCAGCGACTCGGCTTCGAACGGGAGCGCTGTCGCAACGACCACCGCGGAAACCAGTGCGCCACGGTGGAAGCGCGTGCACTCGGGTGTGTTCGCCAACTACTACGAGACTGCGCCGGCCGGCAGGAAGCATCCGGACGATCTTGAGAGTATCCCTGCTCATGAGAAAGCGGAAGCAGAGTGCGGCTGA
- a CDS encoding IS5 family transposase, translating to MRGADTFTESLFSFRKLDDFVPASHPLRAIRVMANKALAKMDRLFAGMYEADIKGGRPSIAPEKLLRAMLIQVLYSIRSERQLMEQVQYNLLFRWFIGLAMDDVVWVPTVFTKNRERLIKHDAVIEFFNEVVNIAEKNDLLSGEHFSVDGTLIQAWAGHKSFVRKEGDDQDNDGGSAGDFKGSKRSNETHQSKTDSDARLYRKGKTASELRYMGHTLTDNRHGLVVNARVTSADGHAEREAAKIMINDARQVAEDPDVEITLGADKGYDAQEFIEACQAMKVTPHVAQNTSGRRSAVPDTIASSVGYAISQQKRKLIEQGFGWAKTVGRMRQVMVRGLKKVDQMFVLNMAAYNLVRMRSLGQVRP from the coding sequence ATGCGCGGCGCTGACACGTTTACCGAGAGTTTGTTTTCTTTTCGCAAGCTGGACGACTTCGTTCCGGCCTCGCATCCGCTGCGTGCGATCCGCGTCATGGCGAACAAAGCGCTCGCGAAGATGGATCGACTGTTTGCCGGGATGTACGAAGCCGACATAAAGGGCGGGCGGCCGAGCATCGCGCCGGAGAAATTGCTGCGAGCCATGCTCATTCAGGTGCTTTACAGCATCCGCTCGGAGCGCCAGCTCATGGAGCAGGTGCAATACAACCTCTTGTTTCGCTGGTTCATTGGCCTGGCAATGGATGATGTGGTGTGGGTGCCCACGGTCTTCACGAAGAACCGCGAGCGGTTAATCAAGCACGACGCAGTGATCGAATTCTTCAACGAGGTGGTGAACATCGCTGAGAAGAATGACCTGCTCTCGGGTGAGCATTTCAGCGTGGACGGCACGCTGATCCAGGCGTGGGCGGGGCACAAAAGCTTCGTGCGCAAGGAGGGTGACGATCAGGACAACGACGGTGGCAGTGCGGGTGACTTCAAGGGTAGCAAGCGCAGCAACGAGACGCACCAGTCGAAGACCGATTCCGATGCGCGTCTTTATCGCAAAGGCAAGACGGCCAGCGAATTGCGGTACATGGGCCATACGCTGACCGATAATCGGCACGGCCTGGTAGTCAACGCGCGCGTGACCAGTGCTGACGGGCACGCTGAACGCGAGGCAGCCAAGATCATGATCAACGATGCAAGGCAAGTGGCAGAAGACCCCGACGTGGAAATCACGCTGGGTGCGGACAAGGGTTACGACGCACAGGAATTTATCGAGGCCTGCCAGGCGATGAAGGTTACACCGCACGTTGCACAAAACACTTCGGGCCGGCGTTCCGCGGTGCCCGATACGATTGCCTCAAGCGTGGGCTACGCCATTTCGCAGCAAAAACGCAAGTTGATCGAACAAGGTTTCGGATGGGCCAAGACCGTGGGACGTATGCGCCAGGTCATGGTGCGTGGCTTGAAGAAGGTGGACCAGATGTTCGTGTTGAACATGGCGGCCTACAACCTCGTGCGCATGCGTTCACTGGGACAAGTCCGCCCGTAG
- a CDS encoding ATP-binding protein, whose amino-acid sequence MLELFRYFFEVFFWVPAVLLALNLVHSFDVGGASLSVASSQHLLAITLVAAWAIWARRRENWAWTQIAFGVLSLGLLRLIIAFNPYSMYGAIIWGLAFLGMLFQHRRMQRPTAAGNTAAPKVATSMPPAEGQLPYQQPQAPTYNYDHKVQVARYTFDDIVGMADTKRRLLAAAEEIIGDEGANRNGMLLFGEPGNGKTLFAEALAGQLVIPFFSLAYGDVASPWVNETPMKVKAAFDRARRAGVCVFFVDEFDSFVKARFSRSSHTMDQDLTNVILTEVVALRGSRVVLVAATNFLDKLDGASIREGRFDYKIEVPSPDFEARQAILRKSIGDALGFAAVAGNVVTSLADRWEGFSASRLSKVGDELKSMRRDGQIGQGKVSFDNGMLAMRQMVGRRGKLPEKVLSIDEIIMPAQSRDALKDLAFKMKNIASLEKIGGRVPVGLAFIGPPGTGKTAAAMALAKASEWAFLKITGAEIMADPESWDKLVREAKDIRPAVVFLDEADDILRDRRYSNHGTLTNKLLTTLDGGGGRVRDVIYVAATNYYDRLDEAATRGGRFEEKIVFDVPSADDMQRYATKKLTTLAGTNYRILPATLDALALALAGRAIANADAVIQKTIDSAAVRALREQIAEIRPDDVEAAVCTVFADRCRIRPRR is encoded by the coding sequence ATGCTTGAGCTTTTCCGATATTTCTTTGAGGTGTTCTTCTGGGTCCCGGCAGTTCTCCTGGCGCTGAACCTGGTTCATTCGTTCGACGTGGGCGGTGCCAGTCTGAGTGTCGCGTCGAGCCAGCATCTGCTGGCGATCACACTGGTGGCGGCGTGGGCGATCTGGGCACGCCGGCGCGAGAACTGGGCATGGACGCAGATTGCGTTCGGTGTGCTCAGTCTCGGCCTGCTTCGCCTGATCATCGCGTTCAACCCGTACAGCATGTATGGCGCAATCATCTGGGGCCTGGCATTTCTCGGCATGTTATTCCAGCACCGTCGCATGCAACGACCCACGGCCGCGGGCAATACGGCAGCGCCAAAGGTTGCGACGTCGATGCCACCCGCAGAAGGCCAGCTCCCGTATCAACAACCGCAGGCCCCCACTTACAACTATGACCACAAGGTGCAAGTCGCCCGCTACACCTTCGATGACATCGTCGGCATGGCGGATACGAAGCGTCGACTGCTCGCGGCCGCAGAGGAGATCATCGGCGACGAAGGGGCGAATCGTAACGGCATGCTGCTGTTCGGCGAACCCGGCAACGGCAAAACGCTTTTCGCGGAAGCGCTTGCCGGCCAGCTTGTCATTCCGTTCTTCAGCCTTGCGTATGGTGACGTCGCGTCGCCCTGGGTCAATGAGACGCCGATGAAGGTGAAGGCGGCGTTCGATCGCGCGCGGCGCGCAGGGGTCTGCGTTTTCTTCGTGGACGAGTTCGACTCTTTCGTAAAAGCGCGGTTTAGTCGCTCGTCTCACACGATGGATCAGGACCTGACCAACGTTATTCTGACGGAGGTAGTGGCCCTGCGCGGCTCGCGCGTGGTTCTGGTCGCCGCGACGAACTTTCTGGACAAGCTCGATGGGGCCAGCATTCGTGAAGGCCGCTTCGACTACAAGATCGAGGTTCCTTCGCCCGATTTCGAGGCACGTCAGGCCATCCTGCGCAAGTCGATCGGTGATGCGCTGGGCTTTGCCGCTGTGGCTGGCAATGTCGTAACGAGCCTCGCTGACCGGTGGGAAGGCTTTAGCGCCAGCCGTCTGTCGAAGGTGGGCGACGAGCTCAAGTCGATGCGCCGGGACGGGCAGATTGGACAGGGCAAGGTGTCGTTCGACAACGGCATGCTGGCGATGCGTCAGATGGTTGGCCGTAGGGGCAAGCTGCCGGAGAAGGTTCTGTCGATCGACGAGATCATCATGCCGGCACAGTCGCGTGATGCCCTGAAAGACCTGGCGTTCAAGATGAAAAACATCGCGAGCCTCGAAAAGATTGGTGGTCGCGTGCCGGTTGGTCTCGCGTTTATCGGCCCGCCGGGCACCGGCAAGACCGCGGCTGCGATGGCGCTCGCCAAAGCGAGCGAATGGGCGTTTCTCAAGATTACGGGTGCTGAAATCATGGCTGACCCGGAATCCTGGGACAAACTCGTTCGCGAGGCGAAAGACATCAGGCCCGCCGTTGTGTTCCTCGATGAGGCTGATGACATTTTGCGTGATCGACGCTACTCGAATCACGGCACGCTAACGAACAAGCTGCTCACGACGCTGGACGGCGGCGGCGGCCGCGTTCGCGATGTTATCTACGTCGCAGCGACCAACTACTACGACCGGCTCGATGAGGCCGCGACGCGAGGCGGCCGCTTTGAGGAAAAGATTGTGTTCGACGTGCCGTCGGCGGACGACATGCAGCGCTATGCGACCAAAAAGCTGACGACACTGGCTGGTACGAATTACCGGATCCTGCCTGCTACGCTTGACGCGCTGGCACTGGCTCTCGCAGGCCGGGCGATTGCCAATGCCGACGCCGTCATCCAGAAGACAATTGACTCGGCCGCAGTGCGTGCACTGCGTGAGCAGATTGCCGAGATCCGTCCGGATGACGTCGAAGCGGCGGTGTGCACCGTGTTCGCCGACCGTTGTCGCATCCGTCCAAGGCGTTGA